Proteins encoded by one window of Candidatus Syntrophosphaera sp.:
- a CDS encoding iron ABC transporter permease, with product MKPVKLFPLLLILLGLLVIGTALFSGTSDHNIIWQLRLPRVLLTLIAGISLAGIGSVYQMMLANPLAEPYILGISSGSAFGSILFGVLGLTLLMPLGGFIGAGVTLLVVWKLAQKKGSFDRSRLLISGVIAGMFFAAGISLIMYLFQKDTMIILGTLMGNLGRVFTHAEWRVFLGLTVVSAAILLRLYFRSTALDIMSGGDVYAGSVGINVSRVRKEIFILTSVLIGITVSYAGIIGFVGLIIPHVVRFFIPSGQKRVYLYSLATGGIFLLACDLIAKNIAAIELPVGVVTAAIGCPFFMWLMLKK from the coding sequence GTGAAGCCTGTGAAACTCTTTCCTCTGCTCCTGATCCTGCTGGGACTGCTGGTTATTGGGACCGCCCTGTTCAGCGGCACATCTGACCATAATATCATCTGGCAGTTGCGTTTGCCCCGCGTGCTGCTGACCCTCATTGCCGGGATAAGCCTGGCCGGGATCGGTTCGGTCTACCAAATGATGCTGGCCAATCCGCTCGCGGAACCGTATATATTGGGAATCTCCTCCGGTTCGGCGTTCGGCTCCATCCTTTTCGGAGTGCTCGGCCTGACACTGTTGATGCCCCTCGGAGGCTTCATCGGAGCGGGTGTGACGCTTTTGGTGGTGTGGAAGCTGGCGCAGAAAAAGGGCAGTTTCGATCGCAGCCGGCTGCTGATCTCCGGAGTGATCGCCGGGATGTTTTTCGCGGCGGGGATCTCGCTGATTATGTACCTGTTCCAGAAAGATACGATGATCATCCTGGGCACCCTGATGGGCAACCTGGGGCGGGTCTTCACCCATGCAGAATGGCGCGTGTTTCTCGGTTTGACGGTGGTTTCGGCGGCCATATTGCTTAGATTGTATTTCCGCTCCACCGCTTTGGACATCATGAGCGGGGGTGACGTATACGCCGGCAGCGTGGGGATAAACGTGTCCCGGGTGCGCAAGGAGATCTTCATCCTCACCTCAGTGTTGATTGGCATCACGGTTTCCTATGCCGGGATCATTGGTTTCGTTGGATTGATCATCCCCCACGTGGTGAGGTTTTTCATCCCCTCCGGGCAAAAACGGGTCTATCTCTATTCCTTGGCCACGGGCGGCATCTTTCTGCTGGCCTGCGACCTGATCGCCAAAAACATCGCCGCCATCGAGCTTCCGGTGGGTGTTGTGACTGCCGCGATCGGTTGCCCCTTCTTCATGTGGCTGATGCTGAAAAAGTGA
- a CDS encoding zinc-ribbon domain-containing protein, with protein MPDKKMVCKDCSAEFLFTEGEQEFYKEKGFTNEPTRCPDCRKAKKSQYGRGRNDRSY; from the coding sequence ATGCCAGATAAAAAAATGGTTTGCAAAGACTGCTCGGCGGAATTCTTGTTCACCGAAGGCGAACAGGAATTTTACAAAGAGAAGGGCTTCACCAACGAGCCCACCCGCTGCCCCGATTGCCGCAAGGCAAAGAAGTCGCAGTACGGCCGCGGCAGAAACGACCGCTCCTATTAA
- a CDS encoding T9SS type A sorting domain-containing protein, translating to MKKYFVMLAILGLVALLAGAQGSIKLGNAPTTVELTRSGTDGLSLRYGIDKLDFQEVQTPEGTFVDLWIAHYASTNATGLPKLPLMRQIISVPEDAQVVPSFTTVLRKTISLREAGVYYPLIPRQESISKSTDPSTVPFVVDREFYNGGAWTRESSIRAEEIGHMRGYRLFALDFEPIRYNPASGEIEVIYSAEVEVRFIGANHAATQELRARTFSPAFEGTLRSLLLNPEDSRVTLNRYPMSYVIITPPNFVNALQPFVDWKTREGFNVIVATTTQTGTSANQIKAYLQGLWDAATTENPAPSYLLIVGDVAQVPANTGTTGSHVTDLTYVRLQGTDFVPEMYFGRFSATTEAEVTNQVNKTLMHEMYTMPSDAYLSEVVMIAGVDGYYAQTHANGQINYGTNNYFNPAHGITSHTYLYPASGSSDAQIVADVSAGVGYVNYTAHGSQTSWADPTFTIANINSLQNTNEYPVVVGNCCLTNAFNTGVCFGEAWLRAVDKGAVSYIGGTNSTYWDEDYWWGVGWKPPVVGTGSPFVPGRTGAYDAMFHDHNEPFADWGTNVGAATFMGNMAVVQSNSSRINYYWEIYSIMGDPSLIPYLGIPAQNSFQAPDTMFMGLGSLDIIADPYSYVAISMNNVLHGVGLADENGNLTLNYIPFDEPGTAQIVMTRSLRRPLIANVQVVPNVGPYVTVSPITVIDPNSNGIAEAGETISMGLTFNNVGIETASNLTVTLSTACEYVTLLNSVENLPDIPAGSNVTLNDLFSVFISPSIPDQLLVSFDFSVSDGNNVWTSTRSIVVNAPDLQFGNVTLFDSNGNGFLEPGETVSVTVDITNSGHMPADSGTLDVVVNNPLVSVNNTHFMLPAIGMGVTVPINFTVTLSPDLEDGAVIPVGIAVSAGLQNINHCILLPIGIIGENFETGDFSSFPWQNNSPVPWAVVSGTDNASSGNYGAKSGLITHNASTELSLTLNVGADGNISFWRKVSSEANYDFLRFSIDSTEMGAWSGNQAWAQFSYPVSAGLRTFKWVYSKDVSVSSGSDCAWIDDIIFPMSGSGNIAMIYVPTDEISFTGVLPNQSYSADFMVRNLGSVELSGMVSVPLNFGLAYNGVPLNNDHNYSIPAGQSRTYTLTYVAPDPTVNLELEVIITSNDPIDPAIIIPVHVQGSLSNDDPGIPAITELKGNYPNPFNPETAIRFSTKGSGPVSLKIYNVKGQMVRNLVNKDLPAGDHRIIWNGKDDSGRSVSSGIYMYRMETPDYHKTLKMMLMK from the coding sequence ATGAAGAAGTATTTCGTCATGCTCGCGATCCTCGGCCTGGTGGCATTGCTCGCCGGCGCCCAGGGATCCATAAAACTGGGAAACGCCCCCACCACAGTTGAACTAACCCGAAGCGGTACGGACGGCTTGAGCCTCCGCTACGGCATCGATAAACTGGATTTCCAGGAGGTCCAGACCCCGGAAGGGACCTTTGTTGACCTCTGGATAGCCCACTACGCCAGCACCAACGCCACTGGCCTGCCCAAACTGCCCTTGATGCGGCAGATCATCAGCGTACCTGAGGACGCCCAGGTGGTGCCAAGCTTCACGACCGTACTGCGCAAGACGATCAGCCTGCGGGAGGCGGGAGTTTATTATCCGCTGATCCCAAGGCAGGAATCGATCTCCAAAAGCACAGATCCCAGCACAGTGCCCTTCGTGGTCGACCGTGAATTCTATAATGGCGGCGCCTGGACCAGGGAATCCTCCATCCGGGCGGAAGAAATCGGCCACATGCGTGGTTATCGCCTGTTCGCACTTGATTTCGAGCCCATCAGATACAATCCCGCCAGCGGCGAGATCGAGGTGATCTACAGCGCGGAAGTGGAAGTCCGCTTTATCGGTGCCAACCACGCCGCCACCCAGGAACTGCGGGCGAGGACATTTTCCCCGGCCTTTGAGGGCACGTTGAGAAGCCTCCTGCTCAATCCTGAAGACAGCCGCGTTACACTGAACCGCTATCCGATGAGCTATGTGATCATCACCCCCCCGAACTTCGTGAACGCCTTGCAGCCTTTCGTGGACTGGAAAACGCGGGAGGGCTTCAACGTGATCGTGGCCACCACCACCCAGACCGGCACCTCCGCCAACCAGATCAAGGCCTATCTGCAGGGCCTTTGGGATGCCGCCACCACGGAAAACCCCGCCCCCTCCTACCTCCTTATCGTGGGTGACGTGGCCCAGGTTCCCGCAAACACTGGAACCACAGGCAGCCACGTGACCGACTTGACCTACGTTCGCCTGCAGGGAACGGATTTCGTCCCTGAAATGTACTTCGGCAGATTCTCCGCCACCACGGAGGCCGAGGTCACCAACCAGGTCAACAAGACCCTCATGCACGAGATGTACACCATGCCCAGCGACGCCTATCTGAGCGAAGTCGTGATGATCGCGGGAGTGGACGGCTATTATGCCCAGACCCACGCCAACGGCCAGATCAACTATGGCACCAACAACTATTTCAACCCCGCCCACGGCATCACTTCGCACACCTATCTGTACCCTGCCTCCGGATCTTCAGACGCCCAGATCGTCGCCGACGTTTCCGCGGGAGTCGGGTATGTGAACTACACTGCCCACGGCAGCCAGACCAGTTGGGCAGATCCCACCTTTACCATCGCCAACATCAACAGCCTTCAGAACACCAACGAATATCCTGTCGTGGTGGGCAATTGCTGCCTCACCAACGCTTTCAACACCGGTGTCTGCTTCGGCGAAGCCTGGCTACGCGCCGTCGACAAAGGCGCAGTCAGCTATATCGGCGGAACGAACAGCACCTACTGGGACGAAGACTATTGGTGGGGCGTGGGCTGGAAACCGCCTGTGGTGGGAACCGGATCGCCTTTCGTGCCTGGCCGCACCGGGGCTTATGACGCCATGTTCCATGACCATAACGAACCCTTCGCCGACTGGGGCACGAACGTCGGCGCCGCCACGTTCATGGGTAACATGGCAGTGGTCCAGTCCAACAGCAGCCGGATCAACTATTACTGGGAAATATATTCGATCATGGGCGACCCCAGCCTCATCCCCTACCTGGGAATTCCCGCCCAGAACAGCTTTCAGGCTCCGGACACTATGTTTATGGGCCTCGGTTCGCTGGATATCATCGCCGATCCCTACAGCTATGTGGCGATCTCCATGAACAACGTCCTCCACGGCGTTGGCCTGGCAGACGAGAACGGCAACCTTACCTTGAACTACATTCCCTTCGATGAACCCGGCACCGCCCAGATCGTGATGACGCGGTCCCTGCGCCGTCCCCTGATCGCCAACGTGCAGGTGGTCCCGAACGTGGGGCCATATGTGACGGTTAGCCCCATCACCGTGATCGACCCCAATTCCAACGGCATCGCCGAAGCCGGCGAGACCATTAGCATGGGCCTGACCTTCAACAACGTGGGCATCGAAACGGCCAGCAACCTGACCGTGACCCTCAGCACCGCCTGCGAGTACGTCACGCTTCTGAACAGCGTAGAAAACCTGCCGGATATCCCGGCCGGAAGCAATGTTACGCTCAACGACCTGTTCAGCGTGTTCATCAGCCCTTCGATCCCCGACCAACTCTTGGTTAGCTTCGATTTCAGCGTTAGCGACGGCAACAATGTGTGGACCTCCACCCGCAGCATCGTGGTCAACGCGCCCGACCTGCAATTCGGCAATGTAACCCTCTTTGACAGCAACGGCAATGGGTTCCTGGAACCCGGCGAGACCGTTTCCGTGACGGTGGACATCACCAACAGCGGACACATGCCCGCGGACAGCGGAACCCTGGATGTCGTGGTCAACAATCCCCTCGTGAGCGTGAACAACACCCATTTCATGCTTCCCGCGATCGGCATGGGCGTTACGGTCCCCATCAATTTCACAGTCACTCTCAGCCCGGACCTGGAAGATGGAGCGGTGATCCCCGTGGGCATCGCCGTCAGCGCCGGCCTGCAGAATATCAACCACTGCATCCTGCTGCCGATCGGCATCATCGGCGAGAACTTCGAAACCGGCGACTTCTCCAGTTTCCCCTGGCAGAACAACAGCCCGGTGCCCTGGGCGGTCGTGAGCGGCACGGACAATGCCTCCTCCGGAAACTACGGCGCTAAATCCGGACTGATCACGCACAATGCCTCCACCGAGCTTTCCCTGACCTTGAACGTTGGCGCGGACGGCAATATCAGCTTCTGGAGAAAAGTATCCTCAGAAGCGAATTACGATTTCCTGCGCTTCAGCATCGATAGCACTGAAATGGGCGCCTGGAGCGGAAATCAGGCCTGGGCTCAGTTCAGCTATCCCGTTTCCGCCGGCCTCAGGACCTTTAAATGGGTATATTCCAAAGACGTTTCCGTGAGTTCAGGCAGTGACTGCGCCTGGATCGACGACATCATCTTCCCGATGTCCGGCAGCGGAAACATCGCCATGATCTATGTTCCAACCGATGAGATCAGCTTCACGGGCGTGTTGCCCAACCAAAGCTATTCCGCGGACTTCATGGTGCGCAACCTCGGCAGCGTCGAGCTCAGCGGCATGGTCTCGGTGCCTTTGAACTTTGGACTTGCCTACAATGGCGTTCCGCTCAACAATGACCATAACTACAGCATCCCCGCCGGACAAAGCAGGACCTACACCCTCACCTACGTGGCACCGGACCCCACGGTGAATCTGGAGCTCGAGGTCATCATCACCTCGAACGATCCGATCGATCCAGCCATCATCATCCCGGTCCATGTGCAGGGAAGCCTGTCCAACGACGATCCTGGCATCCCCGCGATCACCGAACTGAAGGGCAACTATCCCAACCCCTTCAATCCTGAGACGGCCATCCGTTTCTCCACCAAAGGATCCGGACCGGTTAGCCTCAAAATCTACAACGTCAAAGGCCAGATGGTCCGCAACCTGGTGAACAAGGACCTCCCTGCCGGAGATCACAGGATCATCTGGAACGGCAAGGATGACAGCGGCAGGAGCGTTTCCAGCGGCATCTACATGTATCGCATGGAAACCCCGGACTACCACAAGACCCTGAAAATGATGCTGATGAAATAG